The following is a genomic window from Prevotella sp. E13-17.
TTGGCGGCAATGGTCAGAGTTGGCAGGCGGTCAGCAAGGGCTCCACTCTTAATATGGAACAGGCATCTTGATCCCATTAACGTGTATTTTTTGCACGTTATTTTCACGTTCTAATTCTCCTTCTTTAAAAACATTGATAACATGCCTACGGATGTTGGATTCTTCTTTGTCAAATAGCATTGCCATCTGACTAGTAGACAGCCACACTGTCTCATTCTCCAAACGGACATCCACCTGCGTCTGTCCATCCTCTGTCTGATATATGATGATTTGATTATTCAAGTCCATAAACAATACTCACTTGCCATACATATTCTTCTCCGAGCTAGCTTGGGTACAAAGATAGCGATTTTTCAGCAGATATCATTTTGTTTTGATAAAAACATGAACAGAGAGGCAAAAATATTTGTCTTTTAACAAATCATCGCTTCAAATTATCAATACCATCATTATGCCATAACACAATTGATGTGTCTTTTATGAAGCAAATTGTATAGTCGTAAAATTTACAGCCATAAAATTTCATAAAGAGGTCCTATGAAGATGTACTCATCGATTGTTAATCGACAAAATTGCAGGTATCTATAAAAAAAAGCCCCAAAAAGAGTAGTCTAAACAGATTATTTGATAAAATGTTTGTTATATTAAACATTTTTATTTATCTTTGCACCCAATAAGATACAATTATGGGAAAGAATACATTTGGTAAAACGATGCCAAGGGCATTGAGCCAGAACCTAAAGATTATGGGCGAGCAAATCATGTTGGCCCGCAAGCGCAGACATTTGTCTATGCAGGACATTGCAGACAGAGCTACTGTGACACGCCTAACTGTCTCAAAGGTGGAACATGGCGACCCAACGGTTTCTATGGGTATCTATGCACGTGTTCTCTTTGCACTTAATCTGGAAAATGACATCACCCTGCTGGCTGCCGACGATGCTCTTGGCAGACAGCTTCAGGATGCAGAATTGTTGGGAAAATGAAAAGAATTATAGTTTATGCAGATTTTGACTTCCTAACCTCTCCCGAAGAGATTGGAACATTAGGCTACGAACATGTTCGTGGCAAAGACCATTTTGTCTTTGAGTATTCGCGCCAGTGGCTAAAACAGCATGGCGGCATTCTGTTGAGCGGTGACCTAATGAACGTTCCTTCTTTGCAGCATCCTCGTGGTAATGATAATGTCTTCGGCTTCGTCAAGGATTCCTTCCCCGATCGCTGGGGGCGTTTGTTGCTCGACCGCAGAGAGCGACTAACTGCCCAACAAGAAAGTAGGCCGAAACGTATGCTTACTAATTACGACTACCTCATAGGGATTGAAGACTTTACGCGCATGGGTGGCATACGTTACAAAGAGGAAGAAGGTGATGACTACATCCGCTCCAGCTCTGCTGGCTTGCTACCAACGGGACGCAAGAACGCGAGTGCAAAATACCTTGTTCCCCCAATTGAGAGTCTCCGTGCCCTGTGCGATGCTAGTCATGAGATTGAGTTGGCTGAAGAACGTAACGAACTACCAGAACAACGCTGGCTCGACCAGTTGATTGCCCCGGGAAGCTCACTTGGTGGTGCTCGTCCTAAGGCCAACGTGGTTGATACTGACGGAAAACTGTACGTGGCAAAGTTCCCATCAAAAAAGGATCTGGAGAATACGGAGCTTATTGAGCACTTCTCGCATCAACTTGCGGCAAAAGCTGGTATCAACGTGGCAAAGACGCGCACCATCAAGATATCAAAGGACCGTAATCTGCTTCTTTCTGAACGCTTCGATAGAACAGTAGAGGGCTGTCGCATTCATTTTGCTTCCGCTATGTCGTTGCTTGGTCTTGATGATGGAGCCGGCAGCGGCACAGGTAACGGCTATCTTGACATCGTTGATTTCATTCTTCGTGGGTGTACCGATGTGCGCCAGAATCTCCGCGAACTCTATCGCAGAGTGGCATTTAACGTCATGTTTGGCAACACCGACGACCACTTCCGTAATCATGGTTTCCTGCTCACCCCGAAAGGCTGGACGCTCTCTCCTGCATACGACATCAATCCAGGAGCAAAGTCACATCAATGCTTGCTTATAGACTCATACACAGAAGAGTCGGACATCAATGTCCTACTCTCTGCAAGCGAGAGCTACATGCTTGAACACCAAGAAGCATCAGAAATTATCGAGGAGGTTCGTGCTGCAATCAAAGACTGGCGCAAAATCGCTACAGAAATACAAATACCCGCAAAGTTGTTAGAATCATATTCTATTCGTTGGGATGAACTATAAAAAGTAGCAAATTCTGCACGTTTTTCGTGAAAAATGTGTAACCTTGCAGCGCAATTGAAACATGTAGCGTACAGAGAGAAACTCGTTGAAATCCAGCGGGATAACACTTTCTCAAAGGTCATTTCCTTTACGCCCTTGTTCTTGCTGATATCTTCGCAAAACGTATTCCAAATTCGCTTCATCTGTACTCTATTAAAAAAACTATTAACATTGTTTTTATTGTGCCCTTTTAGCGTTCTTGCTTCTTCCATCTCCGAACCTACTACGAACCCACTCCGAAGGCATAAGCCTACTTTTGGTTTCAAGATTCACGTATAACTTCGTTAATCACCTCCCAGTGACCTGTTTTATCAGAACCGACACGACGTATGTGTCCATGAATCTGTAGTGACTTGACTGTTCGGGCAATGGTTGGGCGCGAGACGCCGCAAGTTGCCGCCAGTTGTTCATAAGAGTAATCGGGATGCGTACTAATAGCATCCAGTACCGCTTGTTCAGTTTTGGACAACAGAGAGGTATTCGTGCGTTTTACAGTATCATTTACAGTATCATTTACAGTATCATTTACAGTATCATCGTCTCTCATCAGCCTTAGCAGGTCGAGTTGGGTGGCTATCACACGGTCGGCAAGGCAGCGACTCAGGTCTGATGCCTCGTTGTCCCAACATGCCACGAACACCATTCTGAGCAATCAGATAGCAGGCATATCGGGTGAGCACAAAGTCCTGCGCTTCACGTTGTGTCCCTTTGGCCAAAGCTATCATTTTCGTGACCTCACGAAAATGGTCATCAACATTGATTCCCAGCGTTTTACATGATTCTATAGCACGACCTATGGCGCCGATACGAACATTCATTTCTCTGATATAGTCGCCTAAACGCTTGTATTCTGTTTTACTCATCGCTATTCTTGTTTGTCAGACTGATAACAACCTTTGCACCACGCTGAGTGGTATTCGCAAATTTTGTGACTACCACAGATTCTGCCCTTTCCTTCATTATCCATATGTTCCAAAAAGGAACATGTGCATTTTTTGCACAAGTTGACTCACAGTCAAGTTCTTCCACTTTATAGAGATTCTTCTTTTGAACGGTCAAGTATTCCTTTTTAGAAAGCGAAAACAGCAAAAGTCCCACTATATCGACAGATGAAGCGCAGTTTTCAGACCAAAAGTACGAAAAATATGTGATTACCCCTTCCCTCAGGAGGTTCGTTGGTCGGGATAGGAACGGTTTCGCACTGTCATAGTGCTGCTTTCGTCTTGTTATAGTTTCGCTTTTGCGTTGTCATAGCTTTACTTTTGATGTCCGTCCAGCCCCTAGATGTGACGCATCCAGCCCCTAGAACGGGTTGTTTTAGCCCCTGGATGCGGTCGTTCTAAGGGTTGGATGTAGAGCATCCAGGGGCTAGACCAGAAATGATAGCTTCGGTTTTAGACTTTAGAAACGCCACTTCTAGACTTTAGAATACGTGCTTTTAGACTTTAAAACGAACCTCTCCAGACTCTGGAAATGCCAATTCAAGACTCTGGGAGCACCGCGAAACCTACGCAATTGCAACTGAGCCGTTGAATCTCTTCCACATGCAGTTCGGCATTGATAAACGAAAGGAAGCAAAACGTGTCGATTTTGTATTCTGCGGAACGGACAACGTTATTGTAGTCGTGTGGCTGGATGCCGTTGCGTACACCGTTATTTAGGTTTTTACGCAACAAATAAAGAGGATGTGCCACTGTCTTGTGTGACACATCCTCTGTGATTATTTATCGGGGAACATAACCCCTCATTGTAAGGCAAAGTCTGAAACAGGCATTGACACTACTTGCGTATCACTTTATGTCCGTTCACAATGACGATGCCACGGTAGCTTCCCATTACCTTCTGACCGCTCAGGGTGTGAGCCTCTTTAAGCTGACCGTCAGCATGGATGCTGTTGATACCGTTGACTATCGGTGTGCCTACTTCCATGTATTTAACCTTATTTAACAACATGTATTAAAAGATAGTAACTACTACGTTATCACAATGAAGCTCGTGACTCTGCTGGCTATCAGAGTGTTCATAGCCAACACGCCGTTGGGTTCTTTAAAAGTCAACTATTCTTTTTATAGCTCTGTACAGCCCAACAGCCCATCAGCGCACCTATGGCCGCAAGGGCTAAGACTTGATGGGCAATTTCGAGCAAACCTCCACCGCGGATGAAGACGGTGCGAATAGCATCAATAAAGTAGTGCATGGGGTTGATATAGGTGGTAAGATAAGCCCACTGGGGCATGGAGCGCGTTGGGGTGAAAAGACCAGAAAGTAGCAAAATGCTAACCACAAAGAACCACATGACAAACATGGCCTGCTGCATAGTGTCTGAGTAGTTGGACACGATGAGTCCGAACGAAGAGAAAAACAGCGCCAGTAGCATAGCAAGCACATAGATAAGCCACACCGGACCGGCTGGTGTAATGCCATAGACAATCCATGCCAACAGCAAACAAACGGTGATGACAAACAGTGCGATGAGCCAGTAAGGAATGAGTTTGGCGAGGATGAACGACCACTTTGAAACGGGTGTAACGTTGATCTGTTCGATGGTACCAGCCTCCTTCTCGCCAACGATGTTGAGTGTAGGCAGGAAGCCCGTCATCAACATTATCACAATGGCAAAAAGCGCAGGAATCATAAAGAGTTTGTAGTTCTGGCCTTTGTTGTAGAGGAGAAGAGACCCACCCCCAGCCCTCCCTGTGAGGGAGGGAGCAGATACCTGCTGCCCTTGAGAGTAGCCACTCCCCTCCATTACAGGGAGGGGCTGGGGGGTGGGTCTTATTATCTGGCTCAGATAGGCGCTGCCCATAGCCCCCTTGGTGCCGTTGACGGCATTGGCTGCAATGAGATATTTACCATCACGTATTTCCAAAATGACATCGGCCCTGCCTTTCTCCACGTCCTTTATCGCCTCAGCGTAGGTAGCTTTCTGTCCACCAAAAATAAAGTAGTTGGAGGCTGCTATCTGCTGTACCAACCGTTGCGACTCCACTGTGTGATCGATGTCAACCACATCTACTACGATGTTCTTCACTTCCATCTGCATCACCCACGGCATGAGGCACATGATCACGATGGGGAATATGATAATGAGTTTGGGAAGAAACGCATTGCGGCGTATCTGCAGGAACTCTTTCTGTATAAGATATTTCAGTGTCATTATTCTACTCTAACCTAACGTTAAACTTCTTCAGCGCGACAGCCAGTAGCACGACAGTCATACCTGCCAGCACAGATACCTCGTAAGCCACCTCGCCTATGCTTACCCCCATAATCATCAGCTTTCGCATAGCCTCGATATAATAGCGTGGAGGCACCACTGCAGATAGCCACTGCAACACTTGCGGCATCGACTCTACAGGAAACAGCATGCCCGACAACATCACCACAGGCATCAATAGTACCATCGCTGAAAGCAGCAGGGCAACAAGCTGTGTCTGGGCTACACTGGAGATGAGCAATCCCAGCGAGAGCGCCAACAGGATATATAGCGTGCTCACGGACAGAATCCAGAATAGCGAACCAGCTAAAGGCACACCCAACACATAACGCGCCATCAGGAGGATGGTGATAAGGATGCCAAAAGCTAACACCAGATAGGGCACCGCCTTAGCAATAATCACCATCAGAGGCTTAACCGGCGACACTAACAGCACCTCCATCGTACCTTTCTCTTTCTCGCGAACAATAGAAATCGAAGTCATCATAGCACAGATGAGCATCAGCAGCATACCCATGATGGCAGGCACAAAATTGTAGGCCGACCTCATCTGGGGATTGTAGAGGAGCCTCACCCCCAGCCCCTCTCCAAAGGGCGAGGGGAGTGAATAGTGTTTGTCGTCAACTGGCTGAGACAGTATGCTTTGGGCGTATGTGGTCCATTGCTGAGCCATATTGGGGTCGCTACCGTCAACCATGATTTGCCACTGAAGGTTACTACTCCCCTCGCCCTTTGGAGAGGGGCTGGGGATGAGGCTCATATCGGCCTTCTGACTGCGAATAAGCAGCTCTGCCTCTTGCGGGGTGTTCACCGTCTGAGTGATGACGAAGTATTCCGACTGAGCCAATCGCTCTATAGATTGTTGGATGCGGGGTGACATTTCTGACGTGACCACCACTGTACGCACATGCTTCACATCGGTGGTGATGGCAAAGCCGAAGAGGAGCATCATCACCACAGGCATTCCGAAGAGTATTAGCATCGTACGCTTATCGCGCAGGATATGCCTAGTTTCCTTGATAACAAATGCTATAAACTGTTTCATACGCTTAATCACTTGAACGGGTAGCCTGACGGGCCAGATAG
Proteins encoded in this region:
- a CDS encoding helix-turn-helix domain-containing protein — its product is MGKNTFGKTMPRALSQNLKIMGEQIMLARKRRHLSMQDIADRATVTRLTVSKVEHGDPTVSMGIYARVLFALNLENDITLLAADDALGRQLQDAELLGK
- a CDS encoding type II toxin-antitoxin system HipA family toxin, coding for MKRIIVYADFDFLTSPEEIGTLGYEHVRGKDHFVFEYSRQWLKQHGGILLSGDLMNVPSLQHPRGNDNVFGFVKDSFPDRWGRLLLDRRERLTAQQESRPKRMLTNYDYLIGIEDFTRMGGIRYKEEEGDDYIRSSSAGLLPTGRKNASAKYLVPPIESLRALCDASHEIELAEERNELPEQRWLDQLIAPGSSLGGARPKANVVDTDGKLYVAKFPSKKDLENTELIEHFSHQLAAKAGINVAKTRTIKISKDRNLLLSERFDRTVEGCRIHFASAMSLLGLDDGAGSGTGNGYLDIVDFILRGCTDVRQNLRELYRRVAFNVMFGNTDDHFRNHGFLLTPKGWTLSPAYDINPGAKSHQCLLIDSYTEESDINVLLSASESYMLEHQEASEIIEEVRAAIKDWRKIATEIQIPAKLLESYSIRWDEL
- a CDS encoding MarR family transcriptional regulator, whose amino-acid sequence is MRDDDTVNDTVNDTVNDTVKRTNTSLLSKTEQAVLDAISTHPDYSYEQLAATCGVSRPTIARTVKSLQIHGHIRRVGSDKTGHWEVINEVIRES
- a CDS encoding ABC transporter permease, which encodes MTLKYLIQKEFLQIRRNAFLPKLIIIFPIVIMCLMPWVMQMEVKNIVVDVVDIDHTVESQRLVQQIAASNYFIFGGQKATYAEAIKDVEKGRADVILEIRDGKYLIAANAVNGTKGAMGSAYLSQIIRPTPQPLPVMEGSGYSQGQQVSAPSLTGRAGGGSLLLYNKGQNYKLFMIPALFAIVIMLMTGFLPTLNIVGEKEAGTIEQINVTPVSKWSFILAKLIPYWLIALFVITVCLLLAWIVYGITPAGPVWLIYVLAMLLALFFSSFGLIVSNYSDTMQQAMFVMWFFVVSILLLSGLFTPTRSMPQWAYLTTYINPMHYFIDAIRTVFIRGGGLLEIAHQVLALAAIGALMGCWAVQSYKKNS
- a CDS encoding ABC transporter permease, whose translation is MKQFIAFVIKETRHILRDKRTMLILFGMPVVMMLLFGFAITTDVKHVRTVVVTSEMSPRIQQSIERLAQSEYFVITQTVNTPQEAELLIRSQKADMSLIPSPSPKGEGSSNLQWQIMVDGSDPNMAQQWTTYAQSILSQPVDDKHYSLPSPFGEGLGVRLLYNPQMRSAYNFVPAIMGMLLMLICAMMTSISIVREKEKGTMEVLLVSPVKPLMVIIAKAVPYLVLAFGILITILLMARYVLGVPLAGSLFWILSVSTLYILLALSLGLLISSVAQTQLVALLLSAMVLLMPVVMLSGMLFPVESMPQVLQWLSAVVPPRYYIEAMRKLMIMGVSIGEVAYEVSVLAGMTVVLLAVALKKFNVRLE